The following are encoded together in the Terriglobia bacterium genome:
- a CDS encoding deoxynucleoside kinase — protein MAKLFEPPRYIAVEGPIRVGKSTLANVIADRLNAQRVIEPEDNPFLRQFYEAKPGAAFQAQFAFMIRRFEQLKPLEVGPQSHKAVVADYIFEKDKIFAYINLTDQELEVYNRYYQHFREQLPVPDLVIYLQASPEVLKKRLRKKNVPGESAVSDAYLEEVVKAYEHFFFHYTSSDLLVVNTNDIDFVERHTDLQELLRRVSEPIRGTQYFLPLGSTGGSSV, from the coding sequence ATGGCCAAGCTTTTTGAACCGCCCCGTTATATCGCCGTGGAAGGCCCCATCCGGGTGGGGAAGAGCACCCTGGCCAACGTGATCGCCGACCGGCTGAACGCCCAGCGGGTGATCGAGCCGGAAGACAACCCTTTTCTCCGCCAGTTCTATGAAGCCAAGCCGGGCGCGGCGTTCCAGGCGCAGTTCGCGTTCATGATTCGGCGGTTTGAGCAATTGAAGCCGCTGGAAGTGGGGCCGCAATCGCACAAGGCGGTCGTCGCCGACTACATCTTTGAAAAAGACAAGATCTTCGCCTACATCAACCTGACCGACCAGGAACTGGAAGTCTACAACCGCTATTACCAGCACTTCCGCGAGCAGCTGCCCGTCCCCGACCTGGTGATCTATCTGCAGGCCTCGCCTGAGGTGCTGAAAAAACGGCTGCGCAAGAAGAATGTCCCCGGCGAATCCGCCGTGAGCGACGCCTACCTGGAAGAAGTGGTCAAAGCCTACGAGCACTTCTTTTTTCATTACACGTCGTCCGACCTGCTGGTGGTGAACACCAACGACATTGATTTCGTCGAGCGCCACACCGACCTGCAGGAGCTGCTGCGCCGCGTGAGCGAACCCATCCGCGGGACGCAGTACTTTTTGCCGCTGGGGTCAACGGGTGGATCGAGCGTGTGA
- a CDS encoding DUF885 domain-containing protein produces the protein MTAQRLASIHAEATVRWCAIVIFLSSIFALAQAKSGQAGPGTASTTLHDLFTAEWDYEMQQRPEEASSLGDLRWNTAWDDDRPEAHAARFQHNQGVLDKLANIDRAALPPADQLNFDLFKKRIEDRMARYQSHWYLMVFNQREGIQTKDDLANSLRFEKVKDYEDWLARLHAFPTAVDNSIALLRLGIKEKMVHPKVIMQRIPAQIDRQIVADPAQSGFYKPFLEFPASIAAADRQRLRQAGRQAVEQEIVPAFRKFKEFFANEYLPACYDQVGAWQLPHGDELYASLIRHYTTTNLTADQIHEIGLKEVARIKAEMEQIMQRTGFKGTRQEFFKFLRTDPQFYYKTPEDLLNAYKAVAKTVDPNLVKVFRTLPREPYGVKPIPDVAAPDTTAAYYSQGSADGSRAGTYFVNLYKPESRPKWEMMALTLHESVPGHHLQIARAHELGAQPMFRRFGEYTAYVEGWALYGESLGEEMGLYDDPYSKFGQLTYQMWRAVRLVVDTGMHTKHWTRNQAIQYFMDNAPKAELDIVNEIDRYIAWPGQALAYKIGELKIKELRVRAREQLGAGFDLKGFHDVVLGSGAVPLDLLERNVDQWILQQKAGQQKTGQK, from the coding sequence ATGACCGCACAGAGGCTCGCAAGTATTCACGCGGAGGCGACAGTGCGCTGGTGTGCGATTGTAATTTTCTTGTCTTCAATTTTTGCTCTTGCTCAAGCCAAGTCCGGTCAAGCCGGACCGGGCACGGCTTCCACCACGCTGCATGATCTCTTCACCGCTGAGTGGGACTACGAAATGCAGCAGCGTCCGGAAGAAGCTTCCTCGCTCGGCGACCTGCGCTGGAACACCGCCTGGGACGACGATCGCCCAGAAGCCCACGCCGCCCGCTTCCAGCACAACCAAGGCGTCCTGGATAAACTGGCGAACATTGACCGCGCCGCGCTGCCTCCGGCTGACCAGCTGAACTTTGACCTGTTCAAAAAGCGCATTGAAGACCGCATGGCGCGGTACCAGTCGCACTGGTATCTCATGGTCTTTAACCAGCGCGAGGGAATCCAGACCAAAGACGATCTTGCCAACTCGCTCCGCTTTGAAAAAGTGAAGGACTATGAAGACTGGCTGGCCCGTCTGCATGCTTTCCCCACCGCGGTAGACAACTCCATCGCGCTGTTGCGCCTGGGGATCAAAGAGAAGATGGTCCATCCCAAAGTGATCATGCAGCGCATCCCCGCCCAGATTGACCGGCAGATTGTCGCCGACCCGGCTCAGAGCGGATTCTACAAACCGTTTCTTGAGTTCCCGGCAAGCATCGCTGCGGCTGATCGGCAGCGGCTGCGGCAGGCGGGCCGCCAGGCCGTGGAACAAGAGATTGTCCCCGCCTTCCGCAAATTCAAAGAGTTTTTCGCCAACGAATACCTGCCGGCCTGCTATGACCAGGTGGGAGCGTGGCAGCTCCCGCACGGCGACGAGCTCTACGCTTCCCTGATCCGCCACTACACCACCACCAACCTTACTGCTGATCAAATCCACGAGATCGGACTCAAGGAAGTCGCGCGTATCAAGGCGGAGATGGAACAGATCATGCAGCGGACCGGGTTCAAAGGCACGCGCCAGGAATTCTTTAAGTTCCTGCGCACTGATCCGCAGTTCTACTACAAGACGCCGGAAGACCTGCTCAACGCTTACAAAGCCGTGGCTAAAACGGTGGACCCCAACCTGGTCAAAGTTTTTCGCACGCTGCCGCGCGAGCCTTACGGCGTGAAGCCGATTCCTGACGTGGCCGCGCCAGACACCACGGCCGCGTACTACAGCCAGGGCTCGGCGGACGGGTCGCGCGCCGGGACCTACTTCGTCAATCTTTATAAACCTGAGTCCCGCCCCAAGTGGGAAATGATGGCGCTTACGCTGCATGAATCCGTGCCCGGACACCATCTGCAGATCGCCCGCGCGCATGAATTGGGAGCGCAACCCATGTTCCGGCGATTTGGCGAGTACACGGCGTATGTGGAAGGATGGGCGCTCTACGGCGAGTCGTTGGGGGAAGAAATGGGCCTATATGACGATCCCTATTCCAAGTTCGGCCAGTTGACTTACCAGATGTGGCGCGCCGTCCGGTTGGTGGTGGATACCGGCATGCACACCAAGCATTGGACGCGCAACCAGGCCATCCAGTACTTCATGGACAACGCGCCCAAAGCCGAGCTGGATATTGTGAACGAAATTGACCGCTATATCGCGTGGCCGGGCCAGGCCCTGGCGTACAAGATCGGCGAATTGAAGATCAAAGAGCTGCGCGTTCGCGCCCGCGAACAGCTGGGGGCCGGTTTTGATCTGAAGGGCTTTCATGACGTGGTCCTGGGTTCCGGCGCGGTTCCCCTGGACTTGCTGGAGAGGAACGTGGACCAGTGGATACTTCAGCAGAAAGCCGGGCAACAGAAAACCGGGCAGAAATAA
- a CDS encoding DNA-3-methyladenine glycosylase, whose product MNPRAQNAPLSGRLLPRSFFNRDPRVVARALLGKLIVRKQRGKFLVGRIVEVEAYLGSSDAAAHAAAGRTARNAVLWGPPGHAYVYFIYGMYYCLNISCMPDGKAGCVLIRAMEPVAGIEQMADARGIELLGIEGTKPHSVAMRDLRRLTSGPGRLCEALGITRPRDNGKDMVSPKSDLQVRDDGFRAKKIAVTTRIGIRKSAEMPLRYVIAGNQFVSKK is encoded by the coding sequence CTGAACCCGCGCGCACAAAACGCACCTCTTTCTGGCCGGTTGCTCCCGCGGTCTTTCTTTAACCGAGATCCGCGCGTCGTCGCGCGGGCGCTGCTGGGCAAGTTGATCGTGAGGAAGCAGCGCGGAAAATTTCTCGTCGGACGAATTGTTGAAGTCGAAGCCTATCTTGGCTCCTCCGACGCCGCTGCCCACGCCGCCGCCGGTCGCACCGCACGCAATGCTGTGCTGTGGGGACCTCCGGGACACGCGTACGTTTACTTCATTTACGGCATGTACTATTGCCTCAACATTTCCTGCATGCCTGACGGCAAAGCCGGATGCGTGCTGATTCGCGCAATGGAGCCAGTTGCGGGCATTGAGCAAATGGCCGACGCGCGCGGGATCGAGCTTCTTGGAATTGAAGGCACAAAGCCTCATTCAGTTGCCATGCGCGATCTACGCAGGCTCACCAGCGGCCCTGGACGCCTCTGCGAAGCTCTGGGCATCACGCGTCCGCGGGACAACGGCAAAGACATGGTCTCGCCGAAGTCTGATCTCCAGGTGCGCGACGACGGCTTCCGCGCAAAGAAAATTGCGGTCACGACGCGCATCGGCATTCGGAAATCGGCGGAGATGCCGCTGCGGTATGTGATTGCGGGGAACCAGTTCGTCTCAAAAAAGTGA
- the panC gene encoding pantoate--beta-alanine ligase: MLTISSAEEMTALSKQARRAGKRVGFVPTMGALHQGHLSLVRAARAQCDAVVVSIFVNPTQFGPNEDFAKYPRSLEGDSAMLAAEKTDYLFFPAVEDMYPQGAATWVEVEGLSGKLDGISRPGHFRGVTTVVSKLFHIVQPDLAFFGQKDAAQVAVVRKMVRDLKLDVEIVVCPIVREPDGLAMSSRNVYLQGEQRKQALVLSRALRRVQELAAKGEKNADRLLVAGKQVMAEEPAVRLDYFAIVHPDTLDPVADVAGGALVAVAAYVGSTRLIDNVVLAAT, encoded by the coding sequence ATGCTCACCATCTCTTCCGCCGAAGAAATGACCGCCCTCAGCAAGCAAGCCCGCCGCGCCGGCAAGCGCGTGGGATTTGTGCCCACCATGGGCGCATTGCATCAGGGACACTTGTCTCTCGTCCGCGCGGCGCGCGCGCAATGCGATGCGGTCGTGGTCTCCATCTTCGTCAACCCCACGCAGTTCGGGCCTAACGAAGACTTTGCCAAGTATCCCCGATCGCTGGAAGGCGACTCTGCCATGCTGGCCGCGGAGAAAACCGACTACCTGTTCTTCCCCGCCGTCGAAGACATGTATCCGCAAGGCGCGGCCACATGGGTTGAAGTGGAAGGACTCAGCGGCAAGCTGGACGGCATCTCGCGTCCCGGCCATTTTCGCGGCGTGACCACTGTGGTGAGCAAGTTGTTCCACATCGTGCAGCCCGATCTGGCGTTTTTCGGGCAGAAGGACGCCGCCCAGGTGGCGGTGGTCCGCAAGATGGTGCGCGACCTCAAGCTGGACGTGGAGATTGTGGTCTGCCCTATCGTCCGCGAACCCGATGGCTTGGCCATGAGCTCGCGCAACGTCTATCTGCAAGGCGAGCAGCGCAAGCAGGCTCTGGTGTTAAGCCGGGCGTTGCGGCGCGTGCAGGAACTGGCGGCAAAAGGCGAGAAGAATGCTGACAGACTGCTCGTCGCAGGCAAGCAAGTGATGGCCGAGGAACCCGCCGTGAGGCTCGACTATTTTGCCATCGTGCATCCGGACACGCTCGATCCCGTGGCTGATGTGGCTGGCGGCGCGCTGGTGGCCGTCGCGGCGTATGTGGGCAGCACCAGGTTGATTGATAACGTTGTGCTGGCGGCAACGTAG
- a CDS encoding CarD family transcriptional regulator has protein sequence MSFQVGDKVVYPNHGVGVIEQISSRTIGLNVQKFYMLKIMASSLKVEVPFHNVATVGLRPVVKNGEITKILNFLTDGECDNHQDWKYRFKENSDKMRTGSLLEVAIVLKSLLILGKEKALSFREKKMLDRARYLLVTELAMVKNAEEPEIEDLLNKALAKCKLKFPEVTADA, from the coding sequence ATGAGCTTTCAAGTCGGCGACAAGGTTGTCTATCCTAATCATGGTGTTGGCGTGATCGAACAGATCAGCAGCCGGACCATCGGCCTGAACGTCCAGAAGTTTTACATGCTTAAGATCATGGCCAGCAGCCTGAAAGTGGAAGTCCCTTTCCACAACGTAGCGACGGTAGGGCTGCGCCCGGTGGTCAAGAACGGCGAAATCACCAAAATCCTCAACTTCCTCACTGATGGGGAGTGCGACAACCATCAGGACTGGAAGTACCGCTTCAAGGAAAATTCCGACAAAATGCGCACCGGCTCCCTGCTGGAAGTGGCCATCGTGCTCAAAAGCCTGCTGATCCTGGGCAAGGAAAAGGCCCTCTCCTTCCGCGAAAAGAAGATGCTGGACCGGGCCCGTTACCTGCTGGTAACCGAACTGGCCATGGTCAAGAACGCGGAAGAGCCGGAAATCGAAGACCTGCTCAACAAAGCGCTGGCCAAGTGCAAATTGAAGTTCCCTGAAGTTACGGCCGACGCGTAA
- a CDS encoding MoaD/ThiS family protein, which translates to MPVTFRIPTYLAAFAGGAGEVAVTGAPRTVREALEALWAMHPALRDRIVDEQGEVRQHINVFVGNEAIRFADGLNTPAPDGAEILIVPAVSGG; encoded by the coding sequence ATGCCTGTGACGTTCCGCATTCCCACATACCTGGCTGCGTTCGCAGGCGGCGCGGGCGAAGTGGCCGTGACCGGCGCCCCGCGCACGGTGCGTGAAGCTCTGGAGGCGCTGTGGGCGATGCATCCCGCGCTGCGTGACCGCATCGTGGACGAGCAGGGCGAAGTGCGCCAGCACATCAACGTGTTCGTCGGCAATGAAGCCATCCGTTTCGCGGATGGATTGAACACTCCGGCGCCCGACGGCGCGGAGATCCTGATTGTGCCAGCAGTAAGCGGAGGATGA
- the bcp gene encoding thioredoxin-dependent thiol peroxidase produces MQLNDKAPEFTLANEDGQNVSLKDYRGKNVALFFYPKANTSGUTLEACGFRDAFTKIQKAGAIVLGISPDKPSAQKKFKEKYDLPYSLLADTEKAVAIKFGVLKEKSMYGRKYMGIERTTFVISPEGKISGIITGIKPDEHAAAVLAALK; encoded by the coding sequence ATGCAACTCAATGATAAAGCCCCGGAGTTCACCCTGGCCAATGAAGATGGCCAGAACGTGTCGCTGAAGGACTATCGCGGCAAGAACGTGGCGCTGTTCTTTTATCCCAAAGCCAACACTTCCGGTTGAACGCTGGAAGCGTGCGGGTTCCGCGACGCATTCACAAAAATCCAGAAAGCCGGCGCCATCGTCCTGGGAATTTCCCCGGACAAGCCTTCGGCGCAGAAGAAATTCAAAGAGAAATACGATCTTCCTTACTCGCTGCTGGCTGACACGGAGAAGGCCGTCGCCATCAAATTCGGCGTGCTGAAAGAAAAGAGCATGTACGGACGAAAATACATGGGCATCGAGCGCACAACGTTCGTGATCAGTCCGGAAGGAAAGATCAGCGGGATCATCACCGGCATCAAGCCGGATGAGCACGCCGCCGCGGTTCTGGCTGCGCTCAAGTAA
- a CDS encoding lactonase family protein: MSQIVPPPSPTPTSCVPASTPAFAYLLSHDAVSMYTVSSCGTFTATTPATISTFPSLVGSEDMVVDPSGRFLYVANLVSNVAGPSAISMYTINPTTGVLTPNTPPTVPTGWFPQGIAIDPSGKFVYTANTDDDTVSMFTVNATTGILTPTTPASVPAGSQPVQIAIDPSGRFLYASNQGGMLSMYTINGSTGVLSPMTPPSISAGEFAFTVTPSGKFAYALDRLVNLMEQFSVDQVTGALIRINPVAVSTGNEPTAVAVDPTSRFLYVTNRQDNTLSMYTINPTTGALTANGIISTGGQPFRVNFDPSGKFLYVVNESSPVSIYTMNSNGTLTIAGATGAASVQLAMH; the protein is encoded by the coding sequence ATGAGTCAGATTGTTCCTCCGCCATCGCCGACGCCAACGTCATGCGTCCCTGCATCCACCCCTGCCTTTGCCTACCTGTTGAGCCATGACGCGGTCTCGATGTACACCGTCAGCTCCTGCGGGACCTTCACGGCGACAACTCCCGCTACCATCTCAACATTCCCCAGCCTGGTCGGCTCAGAGGACATGGTTGTTGACCCTTCGGGCAGGTTTCTCTATGTCGCGAATCTTGTGTCCAACGTTGCGGGTCCTTCCGCGATTTCCATGTACACCATCAATCCCACCACCGGCGTTTTGACCCCAAACACGCCTCCCACGGTCCCAACGGGATGGTTCCCTCAAGGTATCGCGATTGATCCTTCCGGAAAATTTGTTTACACGGCGAACACCGACGACGATACGGTCTCCATGTTCACCGTCAACGCCACCACGGGCATCTTGACCCCAACCACCCCGGCCAGCGTTCCAGCCGGCTCGCAGCCGGTCCAGATAGCCATAGATCCTTCCGGCAGGTTTCTCTACGCTTCGAACCAGGGCGGCATGCTTTCCATGTACACCATCAATGGCAGCACTGGAGTTTTATCGCCGATGACGCCTCCCAGCATATCTGCGGGAGAATTCGCATTTACTGTCACTCCCTCGGGTAAGTTCGCGTACGCTTTGGACCGCTTGGTCAACCTGATGGAACAATTCTCTGTCGATCAGGTCACCGGAGCATTGATCCGGATTAACCCGGTGGCCGTTTCGACGGGAAATGAGCCCACTGCAGTGGCCGTGGACCCTACAAGCAGATTTTTGTATGTGACGAACCGGCAGGACAACACGCTTTCCATGTACACCATTAACCCCACCACTGGAGCTTTGACCGCGAACGGCATAATCTCAACCGGAGGCCAGCCTTTCCGCGTTAATTTCGATCCCTCGGGAAAATTTCTCTACGTGGTCAATGAGTCGAGTCCGGTTTCCATTTACACCATGAACAGCAACGGGACGCTCACCATCGCCGGCGCCACCGGCGCCGCATCCGTGCAGCTTGCCATGCACTAA
- a CDS encoding DUF6429 family protein, producing MDYNEDKIDEMVLALLYLTLHEGNRAWKGHDWDAMDRLHAKGYISEPASKAKSVVMTEEGLKRSRELFEKHFGR from the coding sequence ATGGACTACAACGAAGACAAGATTGATGAAATGGTCCTTGCCCTGCTCTATCTGACTCTGCATGAGGGAAACCGCGCATGGAAAGGACACGATTGGGACGCGATGGACCGCCTGCATGCCAAAGGCTATATCTCCGAGCCAGCCAGCAAAGCAAAATCGGTGGTGATGACCGAAGAAGGTCTGAAGCGGTCCCGGGAGCTTTTTGAAAAGCATTTTGGGCGGTGA
- a CDS encoding polysaccharide deacetylase family protein: MLGLITSLVAASAAASYAGYAAMAPGAQLYGRTLTHGSDASQLALTYDDGPNDPHTLRLLDVLAKHNARATFFLIGKYVRQRPDIARAIQAAGHAIGNHTDSHPNLIFVSAARLNQELGDCRKALEDAIGAPAPLFRPPFGGRRPNVLRTARKLGLEPIMWSVTGYDWSAKSSDAIVQKVTRQIDSRSRKQSEIVLLHDGGHLGFGADRSYTVEATRVLLETYAAAGKSFVSVLDLKRK; the protein is encoded by the coding sequence ATGCTCGGCCTTATCACATCTCTCGTCGCGGCTTCGGCAGCCGCCAGCTATGCCGGATATGCTGCTATGGCCCCTGGTGCGCAGCTTTACGGACGCACGCTCACCCACGGCAGCGACGCCAGCCAACTCGCCCTGACCTATGACGATGGGCCGAATGATCCGCACACGCTGCGCCTGCTGGACGTGCTGGCCAAGCACAACGCCCGCGCGACATTTTTTCTGATCGGCAAGTACGTCCGCCAGCGGCCGGACATCGCCCGCGCCATCCAGGCTGCGGGGCACGCCATCGGCAACCATACGGACAGCCATCCCAACCTGATCTTTGTGTCCGCCGCGCGCCTGAATCAGGAGCTTGGCGATTGCCGCAAGGCCTTGGAAGACGCTATCGGCGCACCGGCGCCGCTGTTTCGTCCGCCATTTGGCGGCCGCCGCCCCAATGTGCTGCGCACTGCGCGCAAGTTGGGCCTGGAACCCATCATGTGGTCGGTGACCGGCTATGACTGGAGCGCCAAGTCCTCAGACGCTATCGTTCAGAAAGTAACTCGGCAGATTGACTCGCGCAGCCGCAAGCAGAGCGAGATTGTTTTGCTCCACGATGGCGGCCATCTCGGCTTCGGCGCCGACCGCAGCTACACCGTGGAAGCCACGCGCGTCCTGCTGGAAACGTACGCGGCCGCGGGGAAGAGCTTTGTTTCTGTGCTTGATTTGAAAAGAAAATAG
- the panB gene encoding 3-methyl-2-oxobutanoate hydroxymethyltransferase, protein MSITSFNGGPSASGRPKITTLTIQEKKQRREQITCLTAYDYATSRLVDEAGIDMVLVGDSLAQVVLGYDSTLPVTLDEMLHHTRAVRRGVKSALLIADMPFGTYQDDDREGVRNAVRFVKESGAEAVKLEGGDKRVSLVRRVLDAEIPVMGHIGLTPQSVNKMGGYKVQGKDLAGVEQLIKDAIALDRAGVFSMVLEGVPREVAAMITKEVKAPTIGIGAGPDCDGQVLVLSDILGLTFAPPAKFVRRYGDAAVLISNAVRQFKSDVESGGYPSDEESYHLPKDTRAELEAILRRKELKAYAR, encoded by the coding sequence ATGAGCATCACTTCGTTCAACGGAGGCCCGTCCGCGAGCGGCCGCCCGAAAATTACTACCCTCACCATCCAAGAGAAGAAACAACGCCGGGAGCAGATCACCTGCTTGACGGCCTATGACTACGCCACGTCGCGCCTGGTGGATGAAGCCGGCATTGACATGGTCCTGGTGGGCGATTCGCTCGCCCAGGTCGTGCTGGGCTATGACAGCACGCTGCCCGTCACGCTGGACGAAATGCTGCACCACACGCGCGCGGTGCGGCGCGGGGTGAAGTCCGCGCTGCTGATTGCCGACATGCCGTTTGGCACCTACCAGGACGACGACCGCGAAGGCGTCCGCAATGCCGTGCGTTTTGTGAAGGAGTCCGGCGCGGAAGCCGTCAAGCTGGAAGGCGGCGACAAGCGGGTATCGCTCGTCCGCCGCGTGCTGGACGCGGAGATCCCGGTGATGGGCCACATCGGCCTGACGCCGCAGTCGGTGAACAAGATGGGCGGCTACAAGGTGCAGGGCAAAGACCTGGCCGGCGTGGAGCAGCTGATCAAAGACGCCATCGCGCTGGACCGCGCGGGCGTTTTTTCCATGGTACTGGAAGGCGTGCCGCGGGAAGTTGCCGCGATGATCACCAAAGAGGTGAAGGCCCCGACCATCGGCATTGGCGCCGGGCCGGATTGCGACGGCCAGGTGCTGGTGCTGTCTGACATTCTGGGGCTGACGTTTGCGCCGCCGGCAAAGTTCGTCCGCCGCTATGGCGATGCCGCCGTGCTCATCAGCAACGCCGTGCGCCAGTTCAAGTCCGACGTGGAGTCAGGCGGCTATCCCAGCGACGAAGAGAGCTATCACCTTCCCAAAGACACGCGGGCTGAGCTGGAGGCCATCCTGCGGCGGAAAGAGTTGAAAGCGTACGCGAGGTAA
- a CDS encoding pyridoxal-phosphate dependent enzyme translates to MLRPLLPVTRLVAAPSLSRGDSKVFLKLESDLPTGSFKVRGALYALSLAMQRGRVGEVIAHSTGNHGAAVAYAAKLFQLPARIFLPENPNPVKRNNIARLGAQIVERGRDSSEAFEHATEYARAEGVFFLNDATDPELPAGPATIACEVLEQLPETSAIFVPIGDTALIRGVAAAAKHLSPSVRIVGVQAEQAPSYYLSWKEKRVVPTETCNTLADGLATRTPDPQNVAQIVELVDDVVTVSEQQMLDAIRHLLLEEHIVAEGAGAAATAAWIQRSQPARNTVLLMSGANASQAVLQQALSRG, encoded by the coding sequence GTGTTGCGTCCGCTGCTGCCGGTAACGCGGCTGGTGGCGGCGCCTTCGCTCAGCCGGGGCGACTCCAAAGTCTTCTTGAAGCTGGAAAGTGATCTGCCCACTGGCTCGTTCAAGGTGCGCGGCGCTCTCTATGCTCTCTCTCTGGCGATGCAGCGCGGCCGCGTCGGCGAAGTGATCGCGCACAGCACGGGCAACCACGGAGCGGCCGTGGCCTACGCGGCAAAATTGTTTCAACTTCCGGCGCGGATTTTTCTTCCCGAAAATCCAAATCCGGTGAAGCGCAACAACATCGCGCGGCTGGGAGCGCAGATTGTGGAACGTGGCCGCGACAGCTCCGAAGCCTTTGAGCACGCCACGGAGTACGCTCGCGCGGAAGGCGTCTTTTTTTTGAACGACGCAACCGATCCTGAATTGCCGGCGGGTCCAGCGACAATTGCCTGCGAAGTTCTGGAGCAACTGCCGGAGACCAGCGCGATCTTTGTCCCTATAGGCGATACGGCGCTGATTCGCGGCGTGGCTGCCGCGGCCAAACATCTTTCGCCAAGCGTGCGGATTGTCGGCGTCCAGGCCGAGCAGGCGCCGTCTTACTATCTTTCCTGGAAGGAGAAGCGCGTGGTTCCCACGGAGACCTGCAACACCCTGGCCGACGGGCTGGCCACCCGCACCCCGGACCCGCAGAACGTGGCGCAGATTGTGGAGCTCGTGGATGACGTGGTGACCGTGAGCGAACAGCAGATGCTGGACGCCATCCGCCATTTGCTGCTGGAAGAGCACATCGTGGCCGAAGGGGCCGGCGCAGCGGCGACTGCAGCGTGGATACAGCGCAGTCAGCCTGCGCGCAACACGGTGCTGCTCATGAGCGGCGCCAATGCTTCGCAGGCCGTGCTGCAGCAAGCCCTGTCGCGAGGCTGA
- a CDS encoding radical SAM protein, with amino-acid sequence MRVLQSNLAAATAESGVLVIHLLNQCNLHCRHCYMSAVPNRGDMLPADLVCRALSDAVLLGVRTVHLTGGEPFMYPDLRRVLEFAAEHQEFQLFISTNGTYIGCLETEWLKAAGAAAQISIDGPEEYHDRFRGMPGAFSASSQAIQSLVAAGVPVTVVVTITRDNLDCLPWLAEWALRNQVGRISVQPLQAVGRGRHIADTKLSEQQVCTLFARVSDLGHAYANSGLRFSLHYKARSFLIEHPCAAYVCNGARCHRLVAKEIKRLIIREDGTVLPEIATLNPRFALGNIREASLPDLVRKYFGDGYATFQGFCRSIYNEVVAGSTSPIIAWDEIVSERSWNTQ; translated from the coding sequence ATGCGCGTGTTGCAGAGCAACCTCGCCGCGGCAACGGCCGAATCAGGCGTGCTGGTCATCCATTTGTTGAATCAATGCAACTTGCATTGCCGGCACTGCTACATGAGTGCCGTCCCCAATCGTGGCGACATGCTTCCCGCAGACCTCGTCTGCCGTGCTCTAAGCGACGCTGTATTGTTGGGCGTCCGCACCGTGCATCTCACCGGTGGCGAACCTTTCATGTATCCCGATCTGCGCCGTGTGCTGGAATTTGCAGCGGAGCACCAAGAATTCCAATTATTCATCTCAACCAACGGAACGTACATCGGCTGCCTCGAAACGGAATGGCTAAAAGCGGCCGGCGCTGCCGCGCAGATTAGCATTGACGGGCCTGAAGAGTATCACGATCGATTCCGCGGTATGCCGGGAGCGTTTAGTGCTTCCAGCCAAGCCATCCAGTCACTGGTGGCAGCAGGTGTGCCTGTCACCGTGGTGGTGACCATCACGCGGGACAACCTCGACTGTCTGCCGTGGCTCGCCGAATGGGCATTGCGCAATCAGGTGGGCAGAATAAGTGTGCAGCCGCTCCAGGCAGTCGGGCGCGGCAGGCACATCGCCGACACGAAATTGTCTGAGCAGCAGGTCTGCACCCTGTTCGCCCGCGTGTCGGATCTGGGGCACGCCTACGCGAACAGCGGTTTGCGCTTCAGCCTTCATTATAAGGCGCGAAGTTTCCTAATTGAGCATCCGTGCGCAGCTTACGTCTGCAACGGCGCTCGCTGCCATCGACTGGTTGCTAAAGAGATCAAACGGCTAATCATTCGCGAGGATGGCACGGTCTTGCCCGAGATTGCGACCTTAAACCCGCGATTTGCACTCGGAAACATTCGGGAAGCGTCCCTACCCGACTTGGTGAGGAAATACTTCGGCGATGGGTACGCCACGTTCCAAGGTTTTTGTCGCTCTATTTACAATGAAGTGGTTGCCGGCAGTACTTCACCTATCATCGCCTGGGACGAAATCGTGTCGGAACGAAGCTGGAATACGCAATAA